The Calditrichota bacterium genome contains the following window.
CTTGATTCCGGCGATGAAAGATAAATTTACCTTTCCTGCTTCCGCAGTCGGCAGAAATAGAATATAATATTTTCTTTCGTATTTGTCAACACGAAAAGGATGAATTTTTACCTGAACATTCAACGATGGATTGAATTCATTGATCGCTTGATTTTCAACCAGCAATGCTTCTAATAAAGTATGAAAAAAATCTCCAGCAACTCTGATGAAGGAGCGCCTTGTTGCTGTTCTTTCAAATATTTGTAGATTTTTTCTTTCATAAGATTTGAATTGACAGAGAAAAAATGACAAACATGGACAACAGGATCGGCATCCGCATTTTTTTTGGCGAAAACCTATGAATGTGAAAAAGGCAGATTCAAAAAAATCTGCCTTTTCAAAAAGAATTTACTTTACTGTTTTCTCCGGCGGATAAGGTACGTCTTTCCACCGTTCCACATTTTCCGGCTGTTTTGCTTTACCAGCCGGTTCTGTTTTCTTGCCAAACTTTCTTGCCGTAATTTCCCGCTTCAGCAACTGAATGGCAAACGCCGGGTCCACACCCTTAGGGCAAGCTTCAGAACAAGCGCCGGCAAAATGGCAGCGCCAGACGCCATGAGGATTGTCCAGCGCCAATTGCCTCAGGCTAAACCCATCGTCACGCGTATCAATGCAATAACGGTAGGCCTGAGTCAAAGGCTGCGGTCCCGGAAATTCAGGGTCTGTTCCGACGACAGGACAGGCAGCCAAACAAGCGCCACACTTAATGCAATAAGAGAATTGCAAATATTCTTCTAATTCGTCAGGAGTTTGATAGAGCTCACCTTCCGGATTCTCAATCGCTTTTTCTTCGTCATCACGAATCAAAAATGGCTTCATATTTTCGTGGTGATGAAACAGCGGTTCAAGATCGGGCACAACGTCTTTTATTACCGGATAGTTCGCCAAAGGTTTCACGACAACTTCTTTGCTTTGAAGTTCCGAAATAACCTGAGTCTGGCAAGCGAGTCGCGGCTTTCCGTTGATTTCCATAGCGCATGAGCCGCAAATTCCCATGCGGCATGATGCGCGATAAGAAATTGAGCTATCCAACTCCTCTTTGATGTACATAATTGCATCTAAAACAGTCCATCCCTTAATGACCGGGACGATAAAAGTGTCAAATCGTGGCTTATCATTCACATCCGGATCGAAACGATAAAGCTTAAACATAATATCTTTTGTTTCCACGTTTTGAGGATTACTATTATCATTGGTTTTGCTCATTAGTTATTCCTCCTAAGAGTTCGCGATTGTATAGCCGTCAATAACCGCATAAGCACCATAAACGAAAAGTGCCAAACCGACAATTACGATGACGATATTTATAAGTTTTTGCACTCCTTTGGGCAAAGAAAGCTCCAATATCATTGAACGCAATCCATAGAATCCATGGTAGAGTGCAAATCCCGTCAAAAGCAGGTAAATCACCAAATACGCCACAGATTTTGCACGCGCCATTACGCTGGCATAAGAAAGGACATCTCCCGCGGACATGAAACCTAATGCCTGCAAAATACTATCCAAATGCATCACAGCGGAATGTATGCCCAGAACGACGATGATCACGGCGCCTGCTATTAAATGCCAAAACCAATAAGTTGACTCTCGCATGTATGCCTCCTTAAAGTCAATGAATCAAGAAAAAGTCGTATCCACCGATTACAATAAAAATAGCAGCTAACAGCATGATGATATACGTAAAAATACGAATTCTCATGTTTGCTGATGTATAAGGGTAAATGGGTCTTTTCGGCTTCCCTAAAATCAAACCGAATTCCGATAAAATCAATCGTAACCCATTCAGGCCATGAAATATAATGGCAACAAATACCAGATATTCACCGATGTGAAAAATAGTCCCTTTCACACCTGCCATCGCAGCGTTCCATGCGGTTTCGCCATGGATTTTCTGAGCGGCGACAAAAATATGAATCATAAAATATAATAAAATGCCTAATCCGGTTAGTCGGTGAAGAATAAACAAATAACGTTCGATCCCATATCTCCCGCCATAAATCCAACCCGCAAGTCCTAACCGATTGGGTTTTGTACGTTTCTCCTGGACCACAGTTTTCATTTTTTCCTCCTAATACTTTCGTTCTACAGGTTTCCAGGTCGTGATGGCGACTGGCTTGTAACTCAGTTTCGGACCATCATCTGTAACCGTAGCGACGGTGTGCTTCAGCCATTTGTCATCATCGCGTTTGGGAAAATCTAAACGAGCATGCCCGCCACGGGATTCTTGCCGAGTAAATCCGCTTTTTATGACAACTTCAGCGACATCAATCATAAAACCAAGTTCCAGCGCGAAAACCAGGTCGGTATTGTACACCCGGCTCTTATCGCGAACAGTAATG
Protein-coding sequences here:
- a CDS encoding succinate dehydrogenase iron-sulfur subunit; translation: MSKTNDNSNPQNVETKDIMFKLYRFDPDVNDKPRFDTFIVPVIKGWTVLDAIMYIKEELDSSISYRASCRMGICGSCAMEINGKPRLACQTQVISELQSKEVVVKPLANYPVIKDVVPDLEPLFHHHENMKPFLIRDDEEKAIENPEGELYQTPDELEEYLQFSYCIKCGACLAACPVVGTDPEFPGPQPLTQAYRYCIDTRDDGFSLRQLALDNPHGVWRCHFAGACSEACPKGVDPAFAIQLLKREITARKFGKKTEPAGKAKQPENVERWKDVPYPPEKTVK
- a CDS encoding succinate dehydrogenase; this translates as MKTVVQEKRTKPNRLGLAGWIYGGRYGIERYLFILHRLTGLGILLYFMIHIFVAAQKIHGETAWNAAMAGVKGTIFHIGEYLVFVAIIFHGLNGLRLILSEFGLILGKPKRPIYPYTSANMRIRIFTYIIMLLAAIFIVIGGYDFFLIH